Genomic window (Elusimicrobiota bacterium):
TTTCTCCGCACCGATGCCTTCGCCGAAAGACGCCGCCCCCGCCGCTCCCGGCGGACCGGGACTCTCCGGCTTCGTGCCCGAGTCCGATCCGCTCTTCACGGCCAAGGGCGGGGCGAAGGGCCCGCAGACGACCTCGCAGCGCGAGCAGGATTTCCTGAAGAAGAACGACGCAGCCCTGCGCGACTACCAGAACCGCGTCCTCGGCCCCCTCGCCGCCAGATACTTCAAAAAGTCCGCCGTCGTGCGCGAGGTGGACGCGGCGTTCGGCAAGCTCGGCCGCTACATGGACGCCTGCGCCCAGTATCAGAAGGACCGGGATCCCTACAAGTGGGCGCGCAGCGTCGCGGGGATGCCCGAGGTGCGTCAGACCGTGGTCAAATATGCCCTGCGTCCGGACGTGTGGAAGGTCGCGGTCGGCATGAGCATGGAGGCCATGAAGAGCCCTCCGCCGAAGGCCATCAACGACGAGTTCACGCGCTTCCTGAGCTCGGATAAGGCGGTCGGCAGCGCCCTCTCGGAGGTCACCCAGCAGATCATGCCGAACATGACGGCCCTCATGAAGCAGGGCATCCCGCCCGGCCTCGACATCAGCCCCCTGACGAAGCTCACGGGCGCCATCGTCCCCGGTGGAGCTCCTCCCCAAACGCAGACGAGCCCCGCCCCTCCTCGCGGAGGGACGGGGCGTCGTTGAGCGGCGCTTCCGGCTCGAGCGCCTAGTTGCTGCTGCCGCTGCCGCCGCAGCACCCGCTCGACTTGCTGGCGTTGTCGGCTTCGTTCTGCAGCTGCTGCTTCTCGGACGAGAAGTTGTTCTGGGCCTGCTTGTAGCCGGCCTGATAGCCGCTGTCGTAGCTGTTCTGCGACGTCGCGCTGTTCGACGCGGTGGCGGCGGTCGCCTTGCTCGCCGTCGGCGTGTCCTGCGCGCCGGTGCGCGAGACGGCCAGCGCTCCGAGGGTCGCCAGGGTGAGGGCGGCCACGGCGATCTTGATCTTCAGGATTCTCGCGTTCATATCATCCTCTCTCGTGGGCGGCTACTTGCCGCGCCGATACCCGATTATAGCCGAAAACGTCTCGCTCATGCATAGGGTAAGGACTTAGGACCCCCTTCCACAAGGGACTAAAGTCCTATTTTTTCTGGGCCCCCCCTTCGGGGAGGGCTCCGGCGGGGACGCTCGGGAGTCCCGTCATGGACGGCAGGCGCACGCCCTTCAGGCAGAGGGTCACGACGGCGGCGTCGAAGAACATCCCGAAGAGGATCCCGGTGGCCAGGCCGTCGGGGGAGGAGCGCTGGGTGTAGTAGCTCCAGCAGCCGTTGGTCGTCCCCCAGAGGTCGGCGAAGAACACCAGGACGAGACCGGTCGCGAGCGTCCAGAAGTCCTCCGCGGAGCTCCGCGCCAGGAGCGCCCAGGCCAGCAGGGCGAGCAACAGCGCGTCGGCGGGGTCGGCCGAGACCGAGAAGACGAAGATCCCGAAGACGAGGAGGAAGAGTCCCGAGAGGATGCGGTAGCCGCGGTGCTGGGCCTCCTCGGAGAGGAACCTTCCCAGGCGCCCGCGCGCGGCCCGCGCGAGCCGGTCGATCACCAGCGTCCCCGCCGTCCAGGCGGGCACGATCCAGAGCGGCGGGGTCTCGCGCGTGTAGTAGACCCAGAGCCCGCCGCGCGTCCCCCAGGTCTCGGCCAGATAGCCGGCCAGCGTGGCGGCCAGCGCGGCCGGGAGGTCGCGCCGCGGCTCGAAGTCCGCGGCGAGCGCGCGCAGCACGAGGGCGAAGATCCCTGCGAGCAGGGCGATCTCGGCGAGGACTTTGGTCCGCGCGGCTCCGCCCTTTCCAAGCTGGACGAGCGTCACGCGGGCGGCCTCGGCGACGAGGTCGTGGCGCCAGAGGGCGATGAGGAGGATGAGCGCGGCGAAGGCGGCTGCGAGGGCCCGCTCGCGCGTGAGCTTCACCGTGCGGACTTCCAGCGGCGCGCGAGGAGCGCGGCGGCCGCGAGCGTCGCCAGCGAGGACCACTGCGAGGTGGTCAGGCCGGATGCGTCGAGGATCCCTCCCTCCCCCCCGCGCGTGAAGTCGAGCACGAAGCGCAGGACCGCGTAGAGCGCGGCGCTCGCGCAGAAGAGGGCGCCCGGGAAGAGGGTTCCGCGACGGAGCGCCGGCGTCAGGCGCAGGTGCAGGAAGAGGAATATCCCCAGCGCGCCCGCCGCCTCGTAGAGCTGGCTCGGGTGCAGCGGGACGCCGAGCAGGCGGTCGGGCACCGCGCAGCGCGGGTCGTGGAAGACGAGGGCCCAGGGCAGGTCCGTCGGTCGGCCGTGGCAGCAGCCGTTGAGGGTGCAGCCCAGGCGCATCAGCGCGAGCCCGAGCGGGGCGGCGGTCCCGAACATGTCGGCGACGCCGCGGAAGTCGACGCGTCGGCGCAGGCAGTAGAGCCCGGCGAGCGCGAAGGCGCCCCAGAAGCTGCCGTAGAAGGCCCCGCCCGGGAAGGCCCGGCGGCGGGTCATGAAGCGGAGGTTGTGCTCGAGGCCCCCGCCATAGAGGAAGAGGTAGGCGAGCGCCGCGCCGAGCATCGTGCCCAGCGCCAGGCGGAGGATGAGCCCCCAGAAATCCTCCTCGGAGAGGGCCGCGGGGCGGTTGCGCGCGCAGTAGAAGTAGGCGAGCAGGCCGCTCAAGCCCGCGAAGACGGGGGCGGAGAGGACCTGCCAGCCGCCGAAGGCGAGGAGGATCGGTCGCATGCGGGCCTATTCTACAACAAGGCGCCTCTCCCGACGCCTCAAAACATGC
Coding sequences:
- a CDS encoding prolipoprotein diacylglyceryl transferase family protein is translated as MRPILLAFGGWQVLSAPVFAGLSGLLAYFYCARNRPAALSEEDFWGLILRLALGTMLGAALAYLFLYGGGLEHNLRFMTRRRAFPGGAFYGSFWGAFALAGLYCLRRRVDFRGVADMFGTAAPLGLALMRLGCTLNGCCHGRPTDLPWALVFHDPRCAVPDRLLGVPLHPSQLYEAAGALGIFLFLHLRLTPALRRGTLFPGALFCASAALYAVLRFVLDFTRGGEGGILDASGLTTSQWSSLATLAAAALLARRWKSAR